One segment of Nocardia farcinica DNA contains the following:
- a CDS encoding SDR family NAD(P)-dependent oxidoreductase — protein sequence MPHLQRYDNRRVLVTGGGSGIGQATVLRILAEGGRVVAADISEAGLQDTVAKAGEHAENLTTVVMNIADEESVRSGVAEAVRHLGGLDTLVNAAGVLRSAHFEQTSLADFEQVLRINLVGTFLVTRESIAALRAGTSPAVVNFSSTSAAFAHPYMSAYAASKAGVQAMTHALASEFSKEGIRFNSVQPGSISSGMTDGSGAAKQSVGPGLPADADFALFAKASPALPLPGGAIFAGPDSVAAVVAMLGSPDAYFMTGTEVRVDGGSHM from the coding sequence ATGCCCCACCTCCAGCGTTATGACAACCGACGGGTCCTTGTCACCGGGGGCGGCAGCGGCATCGGCCAGGCCACGGTGCTGCGCATCCTTGCCGAGGGTGGCCGTGTCGTCGCCGCGGACATCAGCGAGGCCGGTTTGCAGGACACCGTCGCCAAGGCCGGCGAGCACGCGGAGAACCTGACCACCGTCGTGATGAACATCGCCGACGAGGAGTCGGTGCGGTCCGGTGTCGCCGAGGCGGTGCGGCACCTCGGCGGCCTCGACACGCTGGTCAACGCGGCGGGCGTGCTGCGCTCGGCGCATTTCGAGCAGACCAGCCTGGCCGATTTCGAGCAGGTGCTGCGGATCAACCTGGTGGGCACCTTCCTGGTGACGCGGGAGTCGATCGCGGCACTGCGGGCGGGCACCAGCCCGGCGGTGGTCAATTTCAGCTCCACCTCGGCCGCGTTCGCGCACCCGTACATGTCGGCCTATGCCGCGTCCAAGGCCGGTGTGCAGGCGATGACCCACGCGCTGGCCTCGGAGTTCAGCAAGGAGGGGATCCGCTTCAATTCGGTGCAGCCCGGCTCGATCTCCTCGGGCATGACCGACGGCAGCGGCGCCGCCAAGCAGAGTGTGGGCCCCGGCCTGCCCGCCGACGCCGACTTCGCGCTGTTCGCCAAGGCCTCCCCCGCGCTGCCGCTGCCCGGCGGCGCGATCTTCGCCGGGCCGGACTCGGTGGCCGCGGTGGTGGCCATGCTCGGTTCCCCGGACGCCTATTTCATGACCGGCACCGAGGTGCGCGTCGACGGCGGCTCGCACATGTGA
- the map gene encoding type I methionyl aminopeptidase, producing MSVRTRQPLVPGTPTPIREVPRSIERPEYAWKKTAKEGSEPWVQTPETIEKMRIACRIAAQALEEAGKAVAPGVTTDELDRIAHEYMCDHGAYPSTLGYKGFPKSCCTSLNEVICHGIPDSTVIQDGDIVNIDVTAYIHGVHGDTNKTFLAGDVDEEVRLLVERTEEATNRAIKAVRPGRALNVIGRVIEAYANRFGYGVVRDFTGHGVGPTFHNGLVILHYDQPAVETVIEPGMTFTIEPMINLGGIDYEIWDDGWTVVTKDRKWTAQFEHTLVVTETGAEVLTLP from the coding sequence ATGTCCGTGCGCACTCGTCAGCCCCTCGTTCCCGGCACACCGACCCCGATCCGGGAGGTGCCGCGCTCCATCGAGCGACCGGAGTACGCGTGGAAGAAGACCGCGAAAGAGGGCAGCGAACCGTGGGTGCAGACCCCGGAGACCATCGAGAAGATGCGGATCGCCTGCCGCATCGCCGCGCAGGCGCTGGAGGAGGCCGGTAAGGCCGTCGCACCGGGGGTGACCACCGACGAACTGGACCGGATCGCGCACGAGTACATGTGCGATCACGGCGCCTACCCGTCCACGCTCGGCTACAAGGGCTTCCCGAAGTCCTGCTGCACCTCGCTGAACGAGGTGATCTGCCACGGCATCCCGGATTCGACGGTCATCCAGGACGGCGACATCGTCAACATCGACGTCACCGCCTACATCCACGGCGTGCACGGCGACACCAACAAGACCTTCCTGGCCGGCGACGTCGACGAGGAGGTCCGGCTGCTGGTCGAGCGCACCGAGGAGGCCACCAACCGGGCCATCAAGGCGGTGCGGCCGGGCCGGGCGCTCAACGTCATCGGGCGGGTCATCGAGGCCTACGCCAACCGTTTCGGCTACGGCGTGGTGCGCGACTTCACCGGGCACGGCGTCGGCCCCACCTTCCACAACGGCCTGGTGATCCTGCACTACGACCAGCCCGCGGTGGAGACCGTCATCGAGCCCGGGATGACCTTCACCATCGAGCCGATGATCAACCTCGGCGGCATCGACTACGAGATCTGGGACGACGGCTGGACCGTGGTGACCAAGGACCGCAAGTGGACCGCGCAGTTCGAGCACACGCTGGTCGTCACCGAGACCGGCGCGGAAGTGCTCACTCTGCCGTGA